From one Lycium barbarum isolate Lr01 chromosome 6, ASM1917538v2, whole genome shotgun sequence genomic stretch:
- the LOC132600054 gene encoding non-specific lipid-transfer protein 1-like translates to MKGIIISAIVVLAMIQLMFEPGQALTCGQVDASLAPCIPYLTQGGEPGAACCSGVKSLKGLAQSTADKKVACNCVKAAANRYANLKDDAAQALPTKCGVTMDTPISRNVNCDTISY, encoded by the exons ATGAAGGGAATCATCATTTCAGCCATTGTAGTGTTGGCCATGATTCAGCTCATGTTTGAGCCAGGACAAGCCCTCACTTGTGGGCAAGTGGATGCTTCATTGGCACCATGCATTCCGTACCTTACTCAAGGAGGTGAGCCAGGTGCAGCTTGCTGCAGTGGAGTGAAAAGCCTAAAAGGATTGGCTCAAAGCACAGCCGACAAAAAGGTAGCTTGCAATTGTGTCAAGGCTGCTGCTAACAGGTACGCAAACCTTAAAGATGATGCAGCTCAAGCTCTTCCTACCAAGTGTGGTGTCACCATGGATACCCCCATCTCCAGAAACGTTAACTGTGATAC CATCAGTTATTAA
- the LOC132600056 gene encoding non-specific lipid-transfer protein 1-like encodes MKGVIISAIVVLAMIQLMFEPAQALTCGQVDASLAPCIPYLNQGGEPGAACCSGVKSLKGLAQSTADKKAACNCVKAAANRYANLKDDAAQALPTKCGVTMDTPISRNVNCDAISY; translated from the exons ATGAAGGGAGTCATCATTTCAGCTATTGTAGTGTTGGCCATGATTCAGCTCATGTTTGAGCCAGCACAAGCCCTCACTTGTGGACAAGTAGATGCATCTTTGGCACCATGCATTCCATACCTTAATCAAGGAGGTGAGCCAGGTGCAGCTTGCTGCAGTGGAGTGAAAAGCCTGAAAGGATTGGCCCAAAGCACAGCTGACAAAAAGGCTGCTTGCAATTGTGTCAAGGCTGCTGCTAACCGGTACGCAAACCTTAAAGATGATGCAGCTCAAGCTCTTCCTACCAAGTGTGGTGTCACCATGGATACCCCCATCTCCAGAAACGTTAACTGTGATGC CATCAGTTATTAA